From Juglans regia cultivar Chandler chromosome 9, Walnut 2.0, whole genome shotgun sequence:
TTCCATGACCCTTTGATGTCACATGCACACGATCTTGACATGATCAGCAAGATCAGGAGGCTACCTCTAAAGTGGCTAGATTTCTTTTCTTGCTGTcttaatgcatgcatatatgggaCCGTTCTCACTATCTTCTGAAGGGAATCATTATCTTTAAACCACACGAATTAAATAGCTTTTAATTGCATTCCTTCCTatggaaaaatacaaaacaacttTAAATATAAGATTCCTCATCATGGGTGCTTCATTTTGGAATAGATATTGATGAGGCGATGAAATGCGCAATTATCGCAATCCATTTTTAGGATGATGCTCTTGCAAAGTCTTgaaatcaataaatatatatatatatatatatatatatatatgctgatgaATACATTAATGAAAGATATCTGTCTCTTCACGCCTGTATAGATACCAAAATACCAATACAAATTAAGCATGCCGTGAGTAGAAATACCACAATTTGTATCCTCAactgcaaattaattaaagaaaaaaaagggcatTTGAATTGGCTCACTAGCTACGTACTACTAGTAGTTTGATTCTTAATTATTGGATCCTACTCTTTCATGCCCATCTGATCATAAAAAGTCAAAAAGCAAATCAAATTTGAACGATCATCAGTTATATTTGTAGCGTGCGTGTGAGAAAGAGATTAATTTCTGaccaaattaattacacaaaaaggtttcaactttcaaatatTGATCATGAAATCCTGTCTaccaaacaaaatttaaaagaaaatttggagAATATATAACTTTTGAATCGGAAAGCAGTCAAGTACTAGCTAGCATGCATAAAGGTCTAAGATGATCCGaagattttagataagttgaataaaatattattattacgttaaaattttaaaaaattaaattatttattatgttttatgtaaaaatcttaaaaatttataataatgaaaggatttttatatctaaattgAAAGTGTTTGCAGGCACAAGATGCTTGAACCCACAATAATAACATTTGGGTGGATGGGATGGTACAGAATTTTTTGAAGATTGATGAGCAATTAATTACATTGGGGTGCATATATGGTACATAAATTTTTGAAGATTAATGTAACGAGCaatgatatttacataatatattttacaatacattttataacacatattataaaataaaaatatttttataaaatgatgttagttttataaattattttataaaaatactccttatttaaaatattattatataaaatattatataaattgttgtgtgtttattatttttctagtaTAATTATTCTCCGGTTATTACGGGACAAAACAGGGACTGGAGTTTTCTGGCCTGCAGTTGCAGCTAGCTAGTTGGCAATATGTACGCAATGGGAATAAAACCCTTATCATTGAAATTTGAACGCAAATGAATGAGTATGAGCTATAGATCATTCATTGGCTGTTACGTACGTACCGTTTGTTTCAAGTATATATtgacaaaacaaaagaacactCCAAAACAAATTATTACTGATCAAATCCCAAACAGATGCGCGCAGAGATGTGAAAGGGCTGAGATCTGTCAGATACAAATGATATGGGATGTGGGTCCTAAGGATCAAATTAATCAGCTCTATTTTATGacgtcatatttatttttatataaaaaaataatattatacatcatACTCTTACTATATTTTCATCATATTAAATagtatgtgacacatttattactattaaataataaagaaacatataataaataataatttaataatgataaaatgtatCGTATCATacttaataagataaaaatatggTGGTAGTATAGTGTATAATTTACAGGCCCATGGTCATCTACAGGCCCACGTACAGTCCAGTCCATCTACAGGCCCACAAACCCAGCTTGTAGGTCAAGCCCGACATCTTAATCGAATTTTATCTTCCCAATTTCAATCGCAACTCGAGACCACTGCACCAGCCTCCAAGGATTTACCTTCCCCAAATGCAACCTTGTTCAAGTTCTTCCATAGTCCGCCTCACCTCACAGAAAGAGGTTAGCTTTGCATTTCTCTCTCCGAGTTTTTTTTGTAGCAGTAGTAGTAGTTAGCAAGAGAGAGAACTCAGCTTCTTTTTTAACGAGGAAAAAAGCCTTCTGCTTTATTCAaaaatgaaggaagaagaagtgaatcGATGCCAGATTCAGGAGTGGTATCCGAGATTTAAATCCGTGTCCATTAAAACCCAAATTCATGAACTTCCCGAACCCTTTATCCAATACCTTCTTGACGATTCTTCCCCTTTCCTGTTACCTATCTCCATCTCGAATGATGATGCCCTGCCCAATCGAGTTCATAAACCCGAAGAGGAAGAAGACTATCAGGTATCAGAAGGATCCGACGACGATTCAGAACCACCTTCGCCTCCCCCTTCTTTTCCTGAACTCGAATTGAAGATTAAGGAGTCAATCGAATCTCTTGGCGGTGCAATCTTCCCTAAATTGAATTGGAGTGCACCAAAAGACTCTGCTTGGATTAGCTCAACAGGGAGTCTCCGATGCACTAATTTTAGTGAGATTGCGCTCTTGCTGCGATCATCTGACTCGTTGATCCATGATTTGTGTCATGCATATGATTCGTGCGGTGATAAGTCCTCATCAAGACCACCGAGTTTCTTCCTTGCACTCCGCAAGTGGTACTCATCCCTTAGGCCGGAGATGGAATTCCGTTGTTTCGTACGGGGTCACAACCTCGTCGGTATTTCCCAGCGTGAGGTCACGACCTTTTATCCTCTTCTTCtggagaagaaaaattattttgagcgATTGATCCAGGAATTTTATGAAGCTATTGTACATCTAAAATTTGAGTCGGAGAATTATACGTTTGATGTTTATGTTACCAAGGATGAGCGGATCAAGGTTTTGGATTTCAACCCTTGGGGTGCATTTACATTGCCTATGTTATTTGATTGGGAGGAGTTAGAAGAGACTAGTAGGGAAGAAGGAAAGACAGTGGATTTCAGAATCGTGGAGAGTCAGTGCGCTGTTAGGCCTGGTTTGAAGACAGCAGTGCCATATGATTACTTGGATGTCGGCCCCGGAAGTGGCTGGGATCAATTTCTAAGGAGTGCTGACGATGAGTATCAGAGGCAGACGAGGTTTACTGAAGCAGGTGCTTGAGGTGCTTTTGAATGTCTTGATTCTTGAGGATAGTGTTTGCTGCAGTTTCCTTTCTACAACTATAGTGTTTATGTTCGCTTTTCATGGGCAGACTATAGATGTtatctgttatttttttttcaatggttgTGTTGTTGATCGAAAAACAAGATTTAGCATATGCAAATCTTCCCGGTCTTTTCCTCTTCCATTCAATTTCCTTATTTCTGATTGTCATCTTGATTCTCAAAAAAGTATAGGGATATGGACTCGGACACTACCGCATTTAATTAAATCACAACCTCATAGTCATTCCTCCATACATAATTCATAAACGATATTTGGTTGACATGCGAATTATCATTGCTATCATCGAGGTTCGCAAGGTCTCATCAATGGGGCTATCCATTGGCTTGCAGTATCCCGAAATGGCATAGAGGGTCCTTCGTTTGAATGGCTATCCATTAAGCACTAGGTTCtcggttttagattttgtactTGGGAGTTCTTGGTTTTGAAATGACTACatatgtatcattttttatctttagTTGCCTCTTGATTTGAAGGTATTGATCCATGTTGCCGCATGATGCCTTATTCTAATTGTAAGTTGTATTGATGAATGTGGATGGGAAAAGCAAAGTTACGAGGATATTGCCTTCTTTGGCAGGCAAGACACTGAAACTTTTTTACCGTGGCAAGCGGGTGGAACTTGAGGAACAAGCATACCGAGCTCTATCCAATGCCACAACTTGATAACATCTTACAGGGACCCAACACAAACACGAGTTTATTCCTCCCAAGGtccaatgatatatatatatatatatattttgtgctCTCTCAAAGTAGAACTCGGACACCAAACATGATGGTGTCGGTTGAGATGGCCTTCAAATTAGAACAAGAAATAGAAAGTTGGGTAAAACTATACTTCACTCTGTGTCACTAACTTGTATGAGCATCCTGCGATTTGCATTGTGATTCCGGTGGCAAAGGAAACACACATCATTAAATCATAGGTCACAGTTATAATGGGAGAAGTTTATCCGCCTTCAACCAGCAGCTTCTCAAGAAAACTTTACAGTAGTACAGATTACTGTTGCAATGAATCATGCCAGCCAGCCATGATCTGGATTGCTTTGTATATCACTTCTGAGTCACAATCCACGAGAAAGTGGGTATTCTCTCTCACAGTTGAATCAGCAATTCCTCCTTACCATCCGACTTCTGAGTGTTACAATGTTGTTTACTCCTGACGGGGGGAACAAGAAAATGACAACAGAAGGTATGCACGTCAGAGACTGTTTAGCTGCTTTGGCACTTATGCgataattaaatttgaatgaAGCTGCAAGCGCAAAATGATACTAGAAGCCACTTCATGTACCTGAGGAGGATCTATGGATGGAGAACTGGAGTTGGCTTCTTCTGGTGTCTCTAAAATTCTTGCTTCTGACTTCTCATTTGAATAACTAGCAAAGAGAAAATCAATCAATGTAAGAAATAGAACATAACCAAACATTGCCAAGTCCATGCACCTAGTTAATTTAGACTAACAAACGCTAGCCACAGAAAAACTTTACGCCAAAATCACGCGATTAATTGACACGGGTTTCTTAAATGAACGCAAAACAGGAGAATTCTAATGGTtgaaattttccttaaaatacagaaataaaagagagaagacAAAAGATAATGAGGAAAAACTATCGTTTAGATCTGCCCAAAGAAAGTCTCAGAATCAGTCAAATTCTATCCACATGTGACATATCCTTGAATCACATACACCCAATATAAGCCAGAAAACTCAAACTCCTTGTACTTATTTTGCAGGATCACTAGAACTCGATGGCTGCAGACAATTTTAATGAATGCAGTCATACCTTTATCTGTGGAGGAAACAAAATAGTCATGCAGCTTCATCTTTGAATAGTAGATGATTTGCTCTATCTTTATACAGGCATCACATAAAACTTCAAATAAGCCAG
This genomic window contains:
- the LOC108993125 gene encoding cell division cycle protein 123 homolog; this encodes MKEEEVNRCQIQEWYPRFKSVSIKTQIHELPEPFIQYLLDDSSPFLLPISISNDDALPNRVHKPEEEEDYQVSEGSDDDSEPPSPPPSFPELELKIKESIESLGGAIFPKLNWSAPKDSAWISSTGSLRCTNFSEIALLLRSSDSLIHDLCHAYDSCGDKSSSRPPSFFLALRKWYSSLRPEMEFRCFVRGHNLVGISQREVTTFYPLLLEKKNYFERLIQEFYEAIVHLKFESENYTFDVYVTKDERIKVLDFNPWGAFTLPMLFDWEELEETSREEGKTVDFRIVESQCAVRPGLKTAVPYDYLDVGPGSGWDQFLRSADDEYQRQTRFTEAGA